Proteins encoded by one window of Drosophila gunungcola strain Sukarami unplaced genomic scaffold, Dgunungcola_SK_2 000048F, whole genome shotgun sequence:
- the LOC128264024 gene encoding uncharacterized protein LOC128264024, producing the protein MDEMLTSAWSGPVVFRGIHFRVGYLIIDCLDEGSAEWLKIAVPQLRTWKGVPLETRTGADIPAAYNATLFCPRSSDRTNEEILAFIGFQNRVETDAWKVISRKNDGAGALLVVGMDQTGRDEIVERDHKLNFRFGHVTVSGLKKTKRAPEETPNDGTCKAVEDTLEQPNVEPKSQSGEQDEQSITSMDIGDDQGDGHPMSSQELVQELLLDESCEEAEVTVIAGGGETCSLSSPDLTEHQTSE; encoded by the coding sequence atggacgagatgctcacgtcagcgtggagcggtcccgtcgtgttcaggggaatccacttcagggtgggttacctgattatcgactgcctggatgaaggctcagctgagTGGCTCAAGAttgccgtacctcagctgcggacgtggaagggagtacccctagaaacccgcacgggagcagacatcccggcagcatacaacgccacgttgttctgcccgaggagctccGACCGGACCAATGAGGAAATATTggccttcattggtttccaaaaccgggtcgagacggacgcctggaaggtcatctccaggaagaacgacggagctggtgcactcttggtcgtagggatggaccagaccggaagggatgagatagtggagcgtgaccacaaactcaacttccggtttggccacgtcaccgtgagcggtctgaaaaagaccAAGAGagctccggaagagacgcccaATGACGGCACATGcaaggctgtcgaggataccctcgaacAACCGAATGTGGAGCCGAAGTCACAGAGTGGTGAACAGGATGAacaatccatcaccagcatggacattggggacgaccaaggggatggacaccctatgtcatcccaGGAGCTGGtccaggagctcctcctggacgaaagctgcgaagaagccgaggttaccgtgatagccggtggtggagagacttgctctctctcttcaccagACCTCACGGAGCATcaaacctcggagtga